AAATCCTAGGACTTTCATTAGCATCTCTTGGTATATTTGCTATTTTTTTCATACGTTTCGTGAGTTTAACAATTGGGTTAATAATTACAGGGGCAGGAGTGATAGTTGCCCTGTACTATATTGTAAAGATACTTAAGATCTCGCTAAATGTGTTCTCAAGGTCCGATGGTAACATCAGAAATTTGAAAGTGTTCCTTAAAATGCATTCTCCAATAATTGTATCAATACTGATACTTTTGGCAATGATGACAACTATTCTTGGTTCTGTTCACGTTGATAATGGCAAAATATCAATTGAACCCGCTTCAAGAAACCTTATAATATTTAACAATCCTGCCAGTAACCAAACCGTAGATGTAAGAGGACCTTATACTGTTGATAGTGCACTTGAAAATGAATTTACAATTATAAGAATGCCCCAAGAGGCTCTTGCCACATTAGAGCTTAATTACGGTGATTCGATCTACATAAACAATCAGAAGTATATTCTTAACCAGACCAGACCCGGTGAAGATAACATCATAAGGATTCCAAATGCTGCAAGAAGTGTAATGGGACTTAATGTGGGGGACATTATTAGAGATGGCGATCTCAGGAACAGATTCAATAATTTCTACGCTGCAAAAGCCATTTCCACAGGGAATGAGAGTGATTTAAACCTCACCGAAGGTGTTGTAATAACCAATAATCTTGATAACGGCAGAACTGTGGACATATTCATGAACAACCAGCAGATTTCTCATACTTCAGGAGTGTTCAAAAATGGAACTTACTCAATTTATGTTAATGGTGTGAAATATAAGACATTCACATATAATGAAAATAACCCTACAAACACTTACTATGTCGAAATTGGAAGCAACCTCTTTAAAATAGTAATTGGAGGCCCTGAACTTACAGATATGGATTTTGCCCCTTCTTCAACAGGTAAGTTCCTTAACTTCCAATATTAAATAATTAGAAAAAGTAAAAAAATAGACAATTAATAATATACTTTCACAGCTTCTTTCAAGTCGTTATAGAGTCCAAGTGCTGCTAAAGCCCCTATTTCCCCAGCGGCCCCTGTAACTTGAACTAACTGTACACCTACTTCTTTTGCTACTTTTTCTGCATCTTCCACATACATCATAGACTTTTTAGTGTCTTCAGCATATGTTCTAAGTTTAGCAGGCACTTTAAATCCGTCAAGAACAGCTATTGCAGTCTTTTCTGAAAGTGTGTCTTTTTTAAGGAGTTGGCATGTTTTATCAACCAATTCATCCCTTCTTCCCGGCTCTACTGCAAATACAAGTGCTATTGCAACGCAATTTTGGGTCTTATTTGGATTATGTGGGTAGAGTTGACATGTGACATGATCAATATATTCAAATCCCATATTTGCTAGTTCCATTCCAACATTGTTGGCAAGTGTCCATGTAGCTCCTTCTTGTTTTGTGTCTGTATCATCAACTCCAATAACAACCTTCTGCATTTTTGGAGTTACAACAGCTGCTCTTCCTACCTTTGATCCTCCACCAATGTCGTAAAGTTCTACACGTTTTACACCTTGTGCCATACCTCGACACATAGCTGCGCCAACACCCGCTCCAGCAAGACCAGCATGTACAATCTTCACCTCATCCTCTTCAACGGATACTTCTTCTATTCCTGCTGCTGAAAAGCTCGGTTTAAGATTCATATTTGCTTTACCTATGTTAAGATGGTAAATGTGCCTGTCTCCATCTCTTTTTGAATCAATTACAAGATTGCTTGTTCTTTTATACTGGTAAACCATCCATTCAGAACCAGCCACACAGGGATGATATTCAACTAGCTCAACTTGGTCATCATCTACCATGGTAATGACTTTTTTGTAAGGTGCTATCCAAGGGTCTTTAAATTTAGTTTTTAAATCATCGGGGGTTAATATTTCCATGAAAACTCTCCAAGAATTTATTCAGGTATTAATCAGACATTTTAGTTACAGTAATCAATTATGATAATGTTATGTCCAAATACTATTTCATAGTATTTTATGATTACACTTATGTTATAGTATTAATTAATTTATAAAATTCAATTTAAAAAAAATAGAGTAATTATTGTAACCTTTCAACCATTTTAACAGCTGCCTCTACAGCTCGTTTACCATAATCTATACGTTGATGAGCCTCAAGTCTTGTCATTTTTGGGCCTGTTATTCCTAGTGCAACAGGTTTACTGTAGTCCAGTGAAAGGTCTGTCATTTTACGAGATGCATGTTGTATAACAATTTCATCGTGGGATGTTGCACCTTCTATTACTGCTCCAATTGTAACTACAGCATCAATATCTTCCTGTTTAAGGAGTTTTTTAATTGCCAGTGGCATGTCAAAAACACCCGGCACCGTTATTACTTCCGTTATCTCAGATTCTAGGAATTTTGCATGTTCTTTTGCTAGCTCTAACATCATGTGAGTTATATCATAGTTGAATTCTGAAACTACTGCTCCAATCCTGACTTTTACCATTTATACCACACTCCTTCTTTAGAATACTTATTCAATTGTTATTAGATCATGATTAAATATCCTGACCAATCTTATCCAGAATTTTGTTCAGTTTAAACAATTAATTAATGATTTTTATAATTATATTAATAAAATTGCTCCTGCAACTGCACTAAATACCATTATAAGAATTATAAATATTGCAATGTACTGTGCTCTATTCATTTTTTTCAATCTCCAAAAAACTTAGAAATCTCCCTTAAAGTTTCTCCAAATATTTGAATTTCTTCCGCTGTATTGTAATAATGTACAGATGTCCTCACTGTCCCCCCACGTTCATAAGACCCCATATGTCGTATTGCAGGGATTGCACAGTGGTAACCGCTTCTCACACAGATATTTTTGAGTTCGTCCAGTATCTTTGCAACATCATGCGCATTTACTCCATCTATATTGAAGGATACTATCCCATAAATATTTTCGGGACTACCGTATATAATTGTATTATCTATGCTATTTATCTCTTGGAATAATTTTGAAGTAAGTTTTTTGCTATGGTTTTCAATTTTATCCATACCTATATTTTTAAGATAATCTACAGCTGCTCCTAATCCAATAACTCCAGCAATATTCTGAGTTCCCCCTTCAAATCTAGCAGGCACATCTTCAAATTCAAATTTAGCCTCTGTAACATCAACAACAGTTCCACCACCTAAATTCGTGGGTTCCAGTTTCTCTACAGATTTCTCGCTGCAGTATAAAAATCCTGTTCCTACTGGGCCAAGAAATCCTTTATGTCCTGGAAATGATACAAAATCTGCTTTAATTTTTTTTACATCAAGTTTCATATGCCCGGCAGATTGTGCAGCATCTACATGATAAAGAATATCATTTTCATCTGCAATTTTACCTATTTCATTTATTGGTTGAACCGAACCTATTGCATTAGAAATATGCGTAGTTGTTATGAGTTTAGTATTATCATCAACAGCTGATTCAACATCATAAGGATCAATTATACCAAATTCATCAGCCTTTATGATTTTGAGATTCACACCGAACTTCTTTAAGTTTAACCAAGGAATAAAGTTAGAATGATGTTCTATATTGGGAACAATTATAGAGTCTCCCTTTTTAAAATTAAAACCATTTGCAACAAGATTTATTGCTTCAGTTGTGTTTTTTGTGAATATTACCTCTGATGGTCCACAACCAACGAACTTTGAAATCCGAGACCTTGCTCCTTCAAATTCTTTGGTTGATTTAACCGCCATTCTATACGCGCCTCTACCAGTGTTGGAATTATAGTTGTAGAAATAATCGCACATTGCATCAACAACTGGTTTTGGAGTCGGTGTAGTACTTGCTGCGTCTAAATATATTACATCTTCAAGTAAGGGTATGTCCGCCCTGATGTCAATATTGGTACTATTTTCCATACTTATGCTCCAAATTTTATTCAGAATTATTTGTTTATGTATATTCCATGTTATAATTAAATAATCACAAGTATCAAGTAATTTTTGATTAGATTAGTAAATATAGTAAAAAAAGTAGGAAATTTGAATAAAACCTATTCTCTCACGAACTTGGTCTTTACTTCTGCAGCCATTTCCATAGTAGTAGCATTACCACCAAGGTCGGCGGTAACAACTTTATTCTCTCTTAGAACAGTTATTAGTGCTTTTTCAAGTTTTCTTGCTTCTTCATTCTCATCAAGATAGTCCAGCATCATCACAGCCGACAATATCATAGCAGAAGGATTTGCAATACCTTTTCCTGCAAGTCTTGGAGCTGAACCATGAACCGGTTCGAATAATCCTTGATTTTCACCTATATTTGCTGATGGTATGAGTCCTAATCCTCCAACAAGTCCAGCTCCCTCATCCGATAGTATATCCCCGAATAGGTTGGTTGTAACTATAATATCAAACATATTAGGGTGGGTTATTAAAAACATTGCAGTTGCATCAACATATTTATCATCGGTTTCTATTTCAGTGAACTCTTCTGCAACTTTATAAAAGTTATTCTTGAAAATTCCATCGGTTTTTTTCAGCACATTTGCCTTATGAACAGCTGTTACCTTTTTCCTTCCAGTTTTTTCAGCATATTCAAATGCAAATCTACATATCCTCTCTGATGCTTTGTTGGTTATGACCCTAACTGCTGTTGCTCCATCCTCTGTGTACTCCTCAATTCCAGAGTATAGTCCTTCGGTGTTTTCTCTAACTATAACAAAGTCTACATCATCAAAAATACATTTAGTACCAGGATAGGCCTTAACTGGTCTGAGATTTACAAATAAGTCTAATTCCCGCCTGAGTTTAACTATTACATCAGCAGCAGATTCCCCCGCTGCACCAAACAAACATGCTTGTGATTGTTTGACAATATCTATTGTTTCTTGTGGTAGAGGTATTCCAGTTTTTTCTGCATATTCATCTCCTGCATCAGCAAACTTGAATTCAAATTCAATGTCAGAAGCATCTAATATATGAAGTGTTGCTTCCATAACCTCTTTTCCTATTCCATC
This sequence is a window from Methanobacterium sp. SMA-27. Protein-coding genes within it:
- the mmp11 gene encoding methanogenesis marker protein 11 — translated: MEILTPDDLKTKFKDPWIAPYKKVITMVDDDQVELVEYHPCVAGSEWMVYQYKRTSNLVIDSKRDGDRHIYHLNIGKANMNLKPSFSAAGIEEVSVEEDEVKIVHAGLAGAGVGAAMCRGMAQGVKRVELYDIGGGSKVGRAAVVTPKMQKVVIGVDDTDTKQEGATWTLANNVGMELANMGFEYIDHVTCQLYPHNPNKTQNCVAIALVFAVEPGRRDELVDKTCQLLKKDTLSEKTAIAVLDGFKVPAKLRTYAEDTKKSMMYVEDAEKVAKEVGVQLVQVTGAAGEIGALAALGLYNDLKEAVKVYY
- the ribH gene encoding 6,7-dimethyl-8-ribityllumazine synthase — encoded protein: MVKVRIGAVVSEFNYDITHMMLELAKEHAKFLESEITEVITVPGVFDMPLAIKKLLKQEDIDAVVTIGAVIEGATSHDEIVIQHASRKMTDLSLDYSKPVALGITGPKMTRLEAHQRIDYGKRAVEAAVKMVERLQ
- a CDS encoding glycosyltransferase, which gives rise to MYWIIMMFIVLLASIKTAGNNKNLSVSVIIPAYNEEKTVGHVVKVVKSLNYITEVIVVDDGSTDQTAIMAIDAGAIIINHIKNRGKGAAIKTGFKNSKGDIVVFLDADIKNLTKSQVDNIIKPIMNGEADITKTKFKREAGRVTELTAKPLLNFFFPEIKFDQPLSGQFAAKRSFLNKIKLEDDYGVDVGIVLDADVMGMRVKEVDIGKVDHVLSTLTDLNIVATEVVRTIVDRATAYGRITMIDSLGQYIRMEILGLSLASLGIFAIFFIRFVSLTIGLIITGAGVIVALYYIVKILKISLNVFSRSDGNIRNLKVFLKMHSPIIVSILILLAMMTTILGSVHVDNGKISIEPASRNLIIFNNPASNQTVDVRGPYTVDSALENEFTIIRMPQEALATLELNYGDSIYINNQKYILNQTRPGEDNIIRIPNAARSVMGLNVGDIIRDGDLRNRFNNFYAAKAISTGNESDLNLTEGVVITNNLDNGRTVDIFMNNQQISHTSGVFKNGTYSIYVNGVKYKTFTYNENNPTNTYYVEIGSNLFKIVIGGPELTDMDFAPSSTGKFLNFQY
- a CDS encoding isocitrate/isopropylmalate family dehydrogenase; this translates as MYKIAVIPGDGIGKEVMEATLHILDASDIEFEFKFADAGDEYAEKTGIPLPQETIDIVKQSQACLFGAAGESAADVIVKLRRELDLFVNLRPVKAYPGTKCIFDDVDFVIVRENTEGLYSGIEEYTEDGATAVRVITNKASERICRFAFEYAEKTGRKKVTAVHKANVLKKTDGIFKNNFYKVAEEFTEIETDDKYVDATAMFLITHPNMFDIIVTTNLFGDILSDEGAGLVGGLGLIPSANIGENQGLFEPVHGSAPRLAGKGIANPSAMILSAVMMLDYLDENEEARKLEKALITVLRENKVVTADLGGNATTMEMAAEVKTKFVRE
- a CDS encoding cysteine desulfurase, which translates into the protein MENSTNIDIRADIPLLEDVIYLDAASTTPTPKPVVDAMCDYFYNYNSNTGRGAYRMAVKSTKEFEGARSRISKFVGCGPSEVIFTKNTTEAINLVANGFNFKKGDSIIVPNIEHHSNFIPWLNLKKFGVNLKIIKADEFGIIDPYDVESAVDDNTKLITTTHISNAIGSVQPINEIGKIADENDILYHVDAAQSAGHMKLDVKKIKADFVSFPGHKGFLGPVGTGFLYCSEKSVEKLEPTNLGGGTVVDVTEAKFEFEDVPARFEGGTQNIAGVIGLGAAVDYLKNIGMDKIENHSKKLTSKLFQEINSIDNTIIYGSPENIYGIVSFNIDGVNAHDVAKILDELKNICVRSGYHCAIPAIRHMGSYERGGTVRTSVHYYNTAEEIQIFGETLREISKFFGD